The nucleotide sequence CGGACGGGGTTTACCAGAAAGAGGCTGCAGAGCAGTAGTGGTAGAAATCCGAGGCGAATCTGCGTTAGATATTTCATGGAGAAGACCTCTCACTTAATGAGTGCAAATGACGAATAAACTAAACATTCTTTAAAAACGTTCATTCAGGGTAAAGTGGGAGCGGAAACATATCAAGCGTGTGGGATATGGGCTTACCTGTTTCGACCAGTAAAAATTTGTCACTGGTTTGAATCGTGTTACAATAAATGCTCACATATCTTCTTATCTTCTGGTATCAACATTTCTGTAAATCCAATGCCGGGCTGAATCAACGAGGAGGAAACTGTCTGTGGAGTCAGCAGCAAGAATCATCAAACCCGCTTTTTTTCGTTCATTTCTGGTGTTGGCGCTTCTGGTGACCGTTTCTGTCACCAGTCTCAATGCCCAGGGAAATCGGCGCACCGTGAACCAGCGGCCTGCTTCTCCCGCTGCGCCTGCCGATTACCGTTCTAAAAATTTTCTGATCCACACCGATTTGCCGGCTGAAGAGGCGCGGGATTTACTGGAACGCCTGGAAAAAATGCTGGTCATTATTTCGACTTACTGGGCGAGTCCGAATCGGTCTGTGATCGAATGCTACGTGGTCAAGGATCTGGCAAACTGGCCTGCGGGAAGTCTTCATCCAGCGGGAATGCAGTCGGTAGAGGGGGGAGGTGGTGTGACGATGAGCCGCACAACCTATCGCGGCGGACAGATTATCGCTGCCAAATCAATTGTATATGCAACCGCGAACAAGGGAACTCCTCAGCATGAAGCTGTACACGCCTATTGCGCCCAGAATTTCGGTCGTACGGGGCCAGTGTGGTACAGCGAAGGCATGGCCGAGATGGGCAATAACTGGAAAGTCGTCCCTCGCAAAGGCCAGCCCCTGGCTGTTACCTGCGAGCGGTATGTGATTGATTATATCAGGCAGAGCGAGCCCAAAAGCCTGAACGAGATTGTGAATTCCAGAGACACAACGGGCGATTCCTGGCAGAATTACTGCTGGCGGTGGGCGTTGTGCCATCTGCTGGCGACGAATCCGAATTACTCCGCGCGGTTTCGGCCACTGGGGCTGGCTCTGTTGACGAACAAGCCGGTCTCCTTCGATCAGACGTATGGATCGATGGACAAGGAGATTTCGTTTGAATACCTGTTCTTTCTGAGGCACTTCGACCAGGGGTATCGCTGTGATCTGTGCCAGTGGGACTGGAAAACCAAGTTTCGCAAACCGAATTCCGTGCGTCCCCTTTCTTCAAAAATTGAGGCCAACCAGGGTTGGCAGGCATCCCGGGTGCTGGTGGAAGAGGGGCAGGAATATCAGATCTCAACTTTTGGAGAGTGGAACACTGCCACGGAAAGTAAAGATGTGACAGCCAGTGGTGATGATTCCGGGCGGGGTACTTTAATGGGAGTCGTCCTGTATGAGAACGAGGCAGGGGATTACGAACTGAGTGAAGCATTCGAACTGGGTAATGCAGACCGATTTGAGGCGCCTGCGAGCGGAAAGCTGTTTCTGCGGTGTCGAGACAACTGGCATGAACTGGCTGACAACAGTGGGAAAATTACGGTCAAAATCGGCGAGTAGGCCCCCCTCACACTGAAATAATACAGTTTCTGAGGTGGCAATGGTTATTCCCTTTCAGGAAGCAGTCAGGGGTGCCGTGGAATCTTGCGCATGTTGACGGGACGGATACGTCCCGGGCCAGAGCAATGCCATCATGAAGAGCAGGGCAAAGCATTGATAGGAAAGCGCCGTCAGCGACTGCCAGGGGGCGGCGACCATGCCTCCCTGCTGCCAGGGAGCGGAAGCCGTTGCAGGAGTAATGGTTTTCTGTGAGGGAATCAGCAGAGCCCAGGCGAGTCGCGGGCTGATTGCCAGCGCGATGAGTGTCAGATTTACCAGCCAGCGTTTTCCCGAGTAGGGAGGAAATGCTTCCAGTAAAATTCCCGCAGGAACCAGCAGGATGATGAAATAATGATGCCAGGTAGTGGGGGTCATCAGTAACATGGCGACAATTGTAATGGCAAAGCTTTGATCGCTGAATTTTGCATGGCGGGTTTTCCAGATGGCGCCTGCCACCAGGGCTGTCAGTGCCAGCCAGGAGGTCCAGACCGTCACCAGCAGAAGCAGTGGGGAATCAACGACCGGGCTGATCGTGTCTGTAGGCTGATCAAACAGGCGTTCCCAGAAGGCGAGCAGCGATGCGTTGCCCCAGTTGTTGGTAATGTCAGCCAGGGAAGGCAGGACCACTGTCAGATAATCATGATATGAATCGCTGCCCAGAAGCGCGATTGTAATCAGGGTAATACTGCCAAAAGCCAATGCCCCTCCCGCCAGCGCTCGAACGTCGCGCCGGATCAGAAAGTAAAGGAACAGATAAGCAGGATAAATTTTGACTGCCGTGGCTAGTCCCAGGCAGACTCCTGACACCAGAGGATTTCCGGAGCGTCCTGCTTTCCAGGCAGCAACAATCAGCAGTGCGAGCAGCAAATTGGGTTGTCCCTGAATCAGTGACTGTTGCAGCGGATCGCAGGCCAGTAATAACGTTATCAACGCTAGCGTGCTCCAGAATGTCATCTGGATTTTGAGTTCCTGTACAATCCAGAAGATCGCCATCGCAAGCATTGCCAGTGAGGCCAGGCTCCACGCGAATTGCGCATTCTGATACGAGAGCCAGGCAAAAGGGACTGCGATCAGATTAGCCGACGGAGGATGCGTATTATAGCGATCGAAAAATCCGTCCGAGTTAGTCAGCTTCAGATTCAGATGTTTCAGGAGCGCAACTTCCTGATCCGCATAAACAGGCATGCCAGTCAGGCGATTCTGGACGGCCGCCCATTCTTTAAAAAAGTCGAACACCTGGCCCTCCGCCGGGCGGAGAGCGGCGCTGTAACCGGGGGCAAATATTGCCAGTGCGATCAGGAACAGAATCACCCACAGGATTTTGCGTGCCATCGGCCAGTTAGTCTGCTGTTGAGGTGAGACGGTCACGCTTGACTCCGGGATTTCATTTAAGACATCAGGCGCAGTGGTTCCCTGCAGCCAGTGTGGTGGCGGGTGTTTTATTTTGACAGGTGTTGAATATTAGACTCGGGCCACCGAGTTGTGTCCAGTGGGGATTCTCGATTCAGCGTTTACTCTGTCGATACCGACTTCGTAATAGGTATCGAATATCCTCGGGGAATTTCAGTTCTGCCCACTTACCGGCTACGGATGAGTAAGCATAAATAGACTGATCCAGCAGACACGCAGCCATGCTCGACGAGACTGTTGGGATTATCTTGTGATCTGCTTTGACAGAAATCGGGATCTTACTCCAGGTGTTAGTAGTCATGCTGTAAGCCATCAACTGATCACGCGACTCCGGGACAACAACCAGTTTTTTGTGAGTGAATTAAGGCTGGTTGTCTGGCAGCCGATTAAGATTGTTTCTGAGCCAGTATCAATCTGACATTGATTGTCAGAAGCGTGGTGGTTGTTAAGTTCATATCTGATACGGGATGGAGTCGTAAAATGGCCGAAAAGTAAATATTTTTCTTGCTTTTCCGGCCTGTATCGATGATAGTAGAAATGTAAGTTGATCAAATCATAACAACCGTCTATCGCACTCAGACGACTGGTGATTTCCAGAATTTCATATCTCAAATTCGTCGAGTATAAGTTTTTCCTCAACTCAATTCTAAAGAGGAAGCATGCTTATGCCTTTCGTGAAAAAGGACAGTCACTTTGCGCAGAAGATTTATACTGACAACTCTGTTCATAATCAGCATGCATTCCGGTTGCAGCGATCAGGCTCCTGACATGCCCGAATTAGGTCAGGTACATGGAACCATCACCTTGGATGGTGAACCACTTGAAGGAGTCAGTGTACTGTTCGAGCCAGAAAGTGGCCGCCCTTCAACAGGGATCACTGATGCAACTGGAAATTACGAAGCGCAATACCTGATCGATGAACCTGGTGTCAAGCTGGGGCCCGGTACGGTACGGGTTGAGTGGGGCATTGATGCCACCGGTCCCCAAATCCCCAAACAATATGGTTCCAAAAGTGAATTGAAGCTGGAAGTGCAGCCGGGTGAGAATGAGTTCAATATTGATATGCAATCCAAATAAAAATCGATCACGATAAATGGTGAAAAGTTCAATCAAATAATGAAGAAAGCGTTTCATTGATTTAATAGTTTGATTTATCAGGGATGCCGATATGAAAACGAGTCAGACCTACAGGAAACAGGGTTTTACACTGATTGAATTGCTGGTAGTGATTGCGATCATCGCCATTCTGATAGCGTTGCTGTTGCCGGCCGTGCAGCAGGCCCGCGAAGCAGCCCGGCGATCGCAGTGTAAAAACAATATGAAACAGTTCGGGCTGGCGATGCACAACTACAACGATGCGCATGGTACGTTTCCACCCGGTTATATAACCAAAACACCCTGCACTTCTTCAGCGGTGTGGTCAGCCTGTAATCAGGGGGAACTGGGAATCTATGGCTGGGGTACGTTCGTGCTGCCTTATATTGATCAGGCTCCCTTATATAATCTGCTCAATGCCGGGAGTGCGACGTTGGATCAAAATCTGGCGAATGCCACAGTTCGACAAGCGCTGCAGCAACCAATGGCGGTGTTTCTCTGTCCGTCCGACCCTGGACCTAATCTGAATGATTATGTTTCTTCATCCAATAATTATAATTTTACCGTGACCGATGGAACGACGTCTTACCAGATTGCCCGTTCGGATTATGTGATGGTTGCGAACGCCTGGGACAGTACGACCCCACCCGTCTATGCGACGCAATACGGACCTGCGCATGGAATCGGATTTGCCAATTCCAGCATCCGTTTTCGTGATATTACTGATGGGAGCAGTAACACTATTCTGGTGGGTGAGCGTGCGTATGTTTACAAAAGTAACAACAAAGTGGGAGGAGCGAATGCCATCGGTTTTTCTGCTTCGAATAATACGCAAAGTAGCAGCTATGCCCGTAAAGGGAATGGAATAGCTGTGATTGGTCTGACCTATAACGGTATTAATGCAATTGCAGGTGCCGAGCATGACGTACGTGGCTTCAGCAGTAACCATGTGGGTGGTGCGCATTTTGTCTTCTGTGATGGGTCAGTTCATTTTCTAAGTGAAAATATCGACTATAAGAAAGGAAGCGTTTCCAGCGCGACTCATCTGCAGGATATCAATTCGACCTTTCAGCGTCTGGCGGTACGCGATGACGGACAGGTTGTGGGGGAATACTGAATTTTGAAGTGCTGAATAAAAGCAGTTCGTTCCCGGTAGGGATTATTTTCCGGAAGGCGATCTCCCGATTAGGTCTTTCTGTTTTCTATCCTGATTGAAAACGCTGGGTAAAATGAAATCTGGCAAATCTCCGCTCAGATCATCCCCCGAGAGCATGGAGTTTTGATTCGGAGAAAACGGTGCGAGAATTCTGGTAAAATCGCTTGATTCAATTGGCTGATCAGATCGTGAGTTGTTGCCCATAACTATGTGAAACGTGTTCGAAACGCATTATTACGCATAACTAAAACTGTGTCGGGGTTTGGCTAAGTTGTTTCTGTGATTTGAGATACGGATATAGAGTCTTGTCGAGACAGATTTTAAAGAATTGAAGTGGTGAAGCTGTAAGGTTCGATGGGCAAGCAGTTTATGTGGTGTTTATTAGTGTTGGGGGATTTTTTTATTTTTGGTCGCGGCGAATCAGTGGCTTAAGGGGGTAGATAAGAACAGCTCTGATTTTTTTGTGGTGGTTGTGATGCCATTTGCCTATGCTGATGTGTCACTTTGCTTGTCGGCAGGAGATAAGTGAAAGCACGGTTTGATCAAGGGGCCAAAGTGATAAACACGACCAATGTAAACAGTTTTATCTTAGTGATTGGTTTCTGGAGTCTGCAGGTGACTGCACAGACTTCGAATTCTGAGACCACTCCTGAAAGAGCAAAAAAGTTCCAGTATCAGACGGATGTAATCCATGTTCCTGGAGCCTATGTCGACGAACCCATCCGTAAAGAATTCTCACTGCAACAGGGAGAACAATATCTGGAGCAGGGCAGCGATGCCTGGACGACCCAGCGGAAGTGTGTGAGCTGTCACACGAACGGGATGTATCTTTTGTCGCGGCCCGAGCTGACGCCGGAACTGGGAGTTCCCGCGCGAGAGAAACGCGACTTCTTTATCAAAGAGCTGCGTAAGCTGGAAGCCA is from Gimesia maris and encodes:
- a CDS encoding DUF1559 domain-containing protein codes for the protein MKTSQTYRKQGFTLIELLVVIAIIAILIALLLPAVQQAREAARRSQCKNNMKQFGLAMHNYNDAHGTFPPGYITKTPCTSSAVWSACNQGELGIYGWGTFVLPYIDQAPLYNLLNAGSATLDQNLANATVRQALQQPMAVFLCPSDPGPNLNDYVSSSNNYNFTVTDGTTSYQIARSDYVMVANAWDSTTPPVYATQYGPAHGIGFANSSIRFRDITDGSSNTILVGERAYVYKSNNKVGGANAIGFSASNNTQSSSYARKGNGIAVIGLTYNGINAIAGAEHDVRGFSSNHVGGAHFVFCDGSVHFLSENIDYKKGSVSSATHLQDINSTFQRLAVRDDGQVVGEY
- a CDS encoding glycosyltransferase family 87 protein; protein product: MTVSPQQQTNWPMARKILWVILFLIALAIFAPGYSAALRPAEGQVFDFFKEWAAVQNRLTGMPVYADQEVALLKHLNLKLTNSDGFFDRYNTHPPSANLIAVPFAWLSYQNAQFAWSLASLAMLAMAIFWIVQELKIQMTFWSTLALITLLLACDPLQQSLIQGQPNLLLALLIVAAWKAGRSGNPLVSGVCLGLATAVKIYPAYLFLYFLIRRDVRALAGGALAFGSITLITIALLGSDSYHDYLTVVLPSLADITNNWGNASLLAFWERLFDQPTDTISPVVDSPLLLLVTVWTSWLALTALVAGAIWKTRHAKFSDQSFAITIVAMLLMTPTTWHHYFIILLVPAGILLEAFPPYSGKRWLVNLTLIALAISPRLAWALLIPSQKTITPATASAPWQQGGMVAAPWQSLTALSYQCFALLFMMALLWPGTYPSRQHAQDSTAPLTAS
- a CDS encoding carboxypeptidase-like regulatory domain-containing protein, translating into MPELGQVHGTITLDGEPLEGVSVLFEPESGRPSTGITDATGNYEAQYLIDEPGVKLGPGTVRVEWGIDATGPQIPKQYGSKSELKLEVQPGENEFNIDMQSK